In the genome of Deinococcus sp. QL22, one region contains:
- a CDS encoding aldo/keto reductase has translation MHHRQLGKSGIQVSEIGFGAWAIGGDAWGPVEDSASLSAMERALDLGVTFIDTADVYGNGHSETLVAQILKGRRDQIIVATKGGLMGHHRDPQQEPVYDRPEKIVAAFEASLHRLGTEYIDVYFDHIWWNNPRETEAFLTAFAQLKQAGRVRAVGVSTDDFAYVQQFNQGGTLDVVQLDYSLLNRKAEQAILPYCLEHGIGVVVRGPLSKGMLTGKFSSETQFPEGDVRHTWPQEAWYQTQLDQMEQLRVLSSADRSLGQLALQFVLNHPAVSVAIPGGKTPEQVEQNARASTRPLLTEQDIRQIEHVTPGAWG, from the coding sequence ATGCACCACCGTCAGCTGGGGAAATCAGGCATTCAGGTCTCTGAGATTGGGTTTGGCGCCTGGGCGATCGGGGGAGATGCCTGGGGCCCGGTCGAGGACAGCGCCTCGCTGAGTGCCATGGAGCGTGCACTTGACCTAGGCGTCACCTTCATCGACACCGCAGACGTGTACGGGAACGGCCACAGCGAAACACTGGTCGCTCAGATCCTGAAAGGCCGCCGTGACCAAATTATCGTGGCCACGAAAGGCGGCCTGATGGGCCACCATCGCGATCCGCAGCAGGAGCCGGTCTATGATCGTCCTGAGAAAATTGTTGCGGCCTTCGAGGCCAGCCTCCACCGGCTGGGCACCGAGTACATCGACGTCTATTTCGATCACATCTGGTGGAACAACCCACGTGAAACCGAAGCGTTCCTGACGGCTTTTGCCCAGCTGAAACAAGCAGGTCGGGTGCGGGCCGTCGGCGTCTCGACCGATGACTTCGCGTATGTGCAGCAGTTCAACCAGGGCGGCACCCTGGATGTGGTGCAGCTTGACTACAGCCTGCTCAACCGCAAGGCCGAGCAGGCTATTTTGCCGTACTGCCTGGAGCATGGAATTGGCGTGGTGGTGCGCGGGCCCCTGAGCAAAGGCATGCTGACCGGAAAATTTAGCTCTGAGACGCAGTTTCCAGAGGGAGATGTGCGCCACACCTGGCCGCAGGAGGCCTGGTATCAAACACAACTCGACCAAATGGAGCAGCTGCGGGTGTTGTCCTCCGCCGACCGCTCTCTCGGTCAACTGGCCTTGCAGTTTGTCCTGAACCACCCAGCGGTCTCGGTGGCCATTCCCGGCGGCAAGACCCCAGAGCAGGTCGAACAAAACGCACGGGCGTCCACCCGCCCCCTGCTCACCGAACAAGACATCCGCCAGATTGAGCATGTGACCCCAGGCGCCTGGGGATGA
- a CDS encoding DoxX family membrane protein: MSAIERTTQEAQATPSTARPTPSLVARLNLLDARLVGWWARHGITLLRWSLGLIFFWFGVQKFFPGLSSAEGLATRTISVLTFGLVPAHVSLPVLAIWECLIGLGLLTGRYLRLTLLLLFAQMAGTFLPLLFFPAETFNLFPWAPTLEGQYIIKNLVLVSAGLVVGATTRGGSLIADPKAARVAEHTEALHRRFRRRFQREP, from the coding sequence ATGAGCGCAATCGAACGCACCACCCAAGAAGCCCAAGCGACCCCATCCACTGCTCGACCCACCCCCTCGTTGGTGGCCCGCCTCAATCTCTTGGACGCCCGGTTGGTGGGCTGGTGGGCTCGGCACGGCATTACCTTGCTGCGCTGGTCCCTGGGCCTGATTTTCTTCTGGTTCGGAGTTCAGAAGTTCTTCCCAGGGCTGAGCAGTGCCGAAGGGTTGGCCACCCGCACCATCTCCGTGCTGACGTTTGGACTTGTCCCGGCGCACGTTAGCCTGCCCGTGCTGGCCATCTGGGAATGCCTCATTGGTCTGGGCTTGTTGACTGGACGGTACTTGCGGCTGACATTGCTTTTGCTGTTTGCTCAAATGGCGGGCACGTTTCTCCCTCTGCTGTTTTTTCCGGCAGAGACGTTCAACCTGTTTCCTTGGGCGCCCACGCTGGAAGGGCAGTACATCATCAAGAATCTGGTGTTGGTGTCGGCTGGGCTGGTTGTCGGCGCGACCACCCGGGGCGGGAGCCTGATTGCCGATCCCAAAGCCGCCCGGGTGGCCGAACACACGGAAGCGCTGCACCGCCGCTTTCGTCGCCGCTTCCAGCGCGAGCCCTGA
- a CDS encoding NAD(P)-dependent oxidoreductase: MRVLITGAGGSLGRVLAPALQEHGYTPVLMDFRPLDTPYEFIQGDVTSKAEVFRAAEGADVIVHGAALHGVHLRDHSRDEFWKLNMEGTYHVYEAAREHGIGKVLLCSTMGVYGASITVPDDSFAVVTEELPCLPGDFYGLTKTLAEELASFYSRVHDIRTISYRLGMFVPETFVRYGFRLLKGGVDDRDVAEAFVLGMQNDTISCDAFNIMAAVPFSLEQLPLWRENPRALVEAQFPGISELVAQRGENIADLLEAWGQVYWSIEKARAGLGYQPRFNFAEFYLALKSGNEAHYPFANLPWWGVPEQT, encoded by the coding sequence ATGAGAGTCTTGATCACGGGTGCAGGGGGGAGTCTGGGCCGGGTGCTGGCACCGGCCTTGCAGGAGCACGGGTATACCCCGGTATTGATGGATTTCCGGCCGCTGGACACCCCGTACGAATTCATTCAGGGAGACGTGACCAGCAAAGCGGAGGTGTTCCGGGCGGCCGAAGGTGCAGACGTGATTGTCCACGGCGCGGCGCTGCACGGCGTTCACCTCCGCGATCATTCTCGGGACGAGTTCTGGAAGCTCAACATGGAAGGGACATATCATGTCTATGAGGCCGCCCGGGAGCACGGGATCGGGAAAGTCCTGTTATGCAGCACGATGGGCGTGTATGGGGCAAGCATCACCGTGCCTGACGACAGTTTTGCCGTCGTCACGGAGGAGTTGCCTTGCTTGCCAGGAGATTTCTACGGGCTAACCAAGACGCTTGCCGAGGAACTGGCAAGCTTTTACAGTCGTGTCCATGACATCCGAACCATTTCGTACCGTCTGGGCATGTTCGTTCCCGAGACCTTTGTGCGTTACGGCTTCCGGCTGCTGAAGGGTGGAGTGGACGACCGGGATGTGGCTGAGGCGTTTGTGCTGGGAATGCAGAACGACACGATTTCATGTGACGCGTTCAACATCATGGCGGCCGTTCCGTTCTCACTCGAACAGTTGCCGTTGTGGCGCGAGAACCCGAGGGCGTTGGTGGAGGCTCAGTTTCCCGGCATCTCAGAGTTGGTGGCCCAACGCGGAGAAAACATCGCTGATCTGCTGGAGGCTTGGGGCCAAGTGTATTGGTCGATCGAGAAAGCCAGGGCCGGGCTGGGGTACCAACCCCGATTTAACTTTGCGGAGTTTTACTTGGCACTGAAATCGGGGAACGAGGCGCACTACCCCTTCGCGAATCTGCCCTGGTGGGGGGTGCCTGAGCAAACTTGA
- a CDS encoding SDR family oxidoreductase yields the protein MTAQSGVAPTALSGQVALVTGASSGLGRATALGLARAGADLILLARSETDLQAVAQDVEALGRRALVGSVDLASGPALTEAVQQAIQSLSGLDILVNNAATDVPGSVLDLGVEEWDHVLDVNLRAPFLLAKAAFPHMQRAGRGTIINVSSVAGKRGWANASAYCASKFGLTGLTQALAAEGKPHGIRACVVYPGGMATSWGTFDAQARADQSPPAASPTDALAPERVADLLVWMCAAPPELVLNEVVVTPLNEGGWP from the coding sequence ATGACAGCGCAAAGCGGTGTGGCGCCGACGGCGCTGTCCGGGCAGGTGGCCCTCGTGACGGGGGCCAGCAGCGGGCTGGGCCGCGCCACCGCGCTGGGCCTGGCCCGGGCAGGCGCAGACTTGATCCTACTCGCCCGCAGTGAGACTGACCTCCAGGCCGTGGCCCAGGACGTTGAAGCGCTGGGGCGGCGGGCGCTGGTCGGCTCGGTTGATCTGGCCTCCGGGCCGGCGTTGACCGAAGCCGTGCAGCAGGCCATCCAATCTCTGAGCGGCCTGGATATTTTGGTGAACAATGCGGCCACAGACGTTCCAGGGTCAGTGCTCGACCTCGGTGTGGAGGAGTGGGATCACGTGCTGGACGTCAACCTGCGTGCGCCCTTTCTGTTGGCCAAAGCGGCGTTCCCGCACATGCAGCGGGCGGGACGCGGCACGATTATCAACGTGTCCTCGGTGGCGGGGAAACGGGGCTGGGCCAACGCGAGTGCGTACTGTGCCTCGAAATTCGGGCTGACCGGCCTCACGCAGGCCTTGGCCGCTGAAGGCAAACCGCACGGGATCCGGGCCTGTGTGGTTTACCCGGGCGGCATGGCCACCAGCTGGGGCACCTTTGACGCTCAAGCACGCGCAGACCAGAGTCCGCCGGCCGCATCACCCACAGACGCCCTTGCGCCGGAGCGGGTGGCCGATCTGCTGGTCTGGATGTGCGCTGCGCCGCCAGAACTGGTGCTGAACGAGGTCGTGGTGACACCTCTGAACGAGGGTGGGTGGCCCTGA
- a CDS encoding DUF4396 domain-containing protein, with product MDMDMDMMNTSPAWWTPAAWIYLLACVISAALLSYEIYGRRQPQQVPAMKPVWPISALFLGPLTLLLYARWGRAHRQNDTAPRPAKMTWLLMALLPGAAASTVAHLIGVPLVFGAGWTIAGEALWAVALFILILATVMLFVFEAAAAAGQRVSRPVGLFLGAFMTVLAFDVGMVGWMLYLHSGGLMQPITHVVFTAQMQIGMLLGMLTALPIAGWLTPKSVMAGASTPT from the coding sequence ATGGATATGGACATGGACATGATGAACACGTCACCCGCGTGGTGGACGCCCGCCGCCTGGATTTACTTGCTTGCCTGCGTGATTTCTGCGGCCCTACTCTCGTACGAGATTTACGGCCGCCGGCAGCCTCAGCAGGTTCCCGCCATGAAGCCCGTGTGGCCGATCAGCGCCCTGTTTCTGGGCCCACTCACGCTCCTGCTGTATGCCCGCTGGGGCCGCGCTCACCGCCAGAACGACACGGCCCCGCGCCCTGCCAAAATGACCTGGCTCCTGATGGCCCTGCTGCCAGGGGCCGCCGCCTCGACGGTCGCCCATCTGATCGGCGTGCCCTTGGTCTTTGGCGCTGGCTGGACCATCGCCGGCGAGGCCTTGTGGGCGGTGGCGTTGTTTATTCTGATTCTCGCGACAGTGATGCTGTTCGTGTTTGAAGCAGCGGCGGCCGCTGGTCAGCGCGTGAGTCGTCCCGTGGGGTTGTTCCTGGGAGCCTTCATGACGGTGCTGGCCTTTGATGTCGGCATGGTGGGCTGGATGCTGTACTTGCACAGCGGCGGCTTAATGCAGCCCATCACACACGTGGTGTTCACCGCGCAGATGCAGATTGGCATGTTGCTGGGCATGCTCACGGCCCTTCCCATCGCCGGGTGGCTCACCCCGAAATCTGTGATGGCGGGCGCCAGCACCCCGACCTGA